In Paenibacillus hexagrammi, the following are encoded in one genomic region:
- a CDS encoding Asp23/Gls24 family envelope stress response protein — MSTIAPDYVKTDMGSIQIAPEVIEIIAGLATVEVQGVAGMSGGLAGGIGELLGRKNLSKGVKVEVGQREAAIDVSIIVEYGNRIPEVASGIQQNVKHAIESMTGLNVVEVNVHIHDVHFKLPEKQTVEEDPAAAHRVK, encoded by the coding sequence ATGAGCACAATCGCTCCAGACTACGTCAAAACAGACATGGGCAGCATTCAGATTGCCCCTGAAGTAATTGAAATCATTGCCGGTTTGGCAACGGTGGAAGTGCAGGGAGTAGCGGGAATGAGCGGCGGACTGGCAGGAGGCATTGGTGAACTGCTCGGACGCAAGAACTTGTCCAAGGGTGTAAAAGTTGAGGTGGGACAGCGCGAAGCGGCCATTGATGTCTCCATTATTGTCGAATATGGCAATAGAATCCCAGAGGTAGCAAGCGGTATTCAACAAAATGTAAAGCATGCGATCGAATCGATGACGGGTCTAAATGTGGTGGAAGTAAATGTGCATATCCATGATGTACATTTTAAACTGCCTGAAAAGCAAACGGTCGAAGAAGATCCAGCAGCGGCACACAGAGTAAAATAG